The following coding sequences lie in one Candidatus Omnitrophota bacterium genomic window:
- the rpsB gene encoding 30S ribosomal protein S2: protein MTNELIKKLLEAGVHFGHQTKRWNPKMKPFIFGARSKIYIIDLEKTAECLNQAKDFLHEIAMKGGRVLFVGTKKQAQDVIVQEAKRSDMFYVNYRWPGGLLTNFETSKKSLEKLSNLEKILEDGTAEKLTKKEIARMGKECNKLSRDLNGIREMKDLPQAIFVVDPKKEEIAVREAKKLNIPVVAIIDTNCDPDMVTYPIPANDDALKSIRLILTIITDSVVEGRKGYMTSVSTQKKAKEENEGPIAEDKPQEAVSQEETV from the coding sequence ATGACAAACGAGTTAATCAAGAAACTGCTAGAAGCAGGGGTTCACTTCGGACACCAAACAAAAAGATGGAACCCAAAAATGAAACCTTTTATCTTTGGCGCCAGAAGCAAGATTTACATTATTGATCTGGAAAAAACTGCAGAGTGTCTGAATCAGGCCAAGGATTTTTTGCATGAAATTGCAATGAAAGGTGGGCGTGTCTTGTTTGTGGGAACAAAAAAACAAGCGCAAGATGTAATTGTTCAGGAGGCAAAACGTTCGGATATGTTTTATGTTAATTATCGTTGGCCGGGTGGACTTTTGACAAATTTTGAAACATCAAAGAAATCTTTGGAGAAGCTATCTAATTTAGAAAAGATTTTGGAAGATGGTACGGCTGAAAAACTAACAAAAAAAGAGATTGCTCGCATGGGCAAAGAATGCAATAAACTTTCCCGCGATCTTAATGGTATTCGAGAAATGAAAGATCTTCCTCAGGCTATTTTTGTTGTTGATCCAAAGAAGGAAGAAATTGCCGTTCGTGAGGCAAAAAAATTAAATATTCCTGTTGTTGCAATTATTGATACTAATTGTGACCCAGATATGGTTACTTATCCGATTCCAGCCAATGATGATGCTTTAAAATCAATTCGTTTGATTTTAACGATAATTACTGACAGTGTTGTTGAGGGTCGAAAAGGATACATGACAAGTGTTTCTACTCAAAAAAAGGCAAAAGAAGAAAATGAAGGTCCTATTGCTGAAGATAAGCCTCAAGAAGCCGTCTCTCAAGAAGAGACTGTTTGA
- a CDS encoding translation elongation factor Ts — translation MGTGVDAIKELREMTSCGVIECKKALEETGGDLAKAKAVLRKRGLELAAKKGSRTAKEGRIETYIHLGSKIGVLAEVNCETDFVAKNDDFIQFSKDVVMHIAAMNPKYVRKEDIPEDILSEQKDKDAFCKEVCLLEQPFVKDSKLTIQDYLNNLVAKIGENMFVSRFARFKVGEVE, via the coding sequence ATGGGCACAGGGGTAGACGCAATTAAAGAATTAAGGGAAATGACTTCTTGCGGAGTCATTGAATGCAAGAAGGCTTTGGAAGAAACCGGCGGAGATCTTGCTAAAGCGAAGGCAGTTTTGCGAAAAAGAGGTTTAGAGTTAGCTGCAAAAAAAGGAAGCCGAACAGCTAAAGAAGGACGCATTGAGACATATATTCATTTGGGTTCAAAGATTGGTGTGCTTGCTGAAGTTAATTGTGAAACAGATTTTGTTGCAAAAAATGATGATTTTATTCAATTTTCAAAAGATGTGGTTATGCATATTGCTGCCATGAATCCAAAATATGTCCGCAAAGAAGATATCCCTGAAGATATTTTGTCTGAGCAAAAAGATAAAGATGCATTTTGCAAAGAAGTATGTCTTTTGGAGCAGCCATTCGTTAAAGATTCTAAACTAACAATACAAGATTATCTTAACAATCTTGTGGCAAAGATTGGTGAAAATATGTTTGTTAGCCGATTTGCTAGATTTAAGGTTGGGGAAGTTGAATAA
- the pyrH gene encoding UMP kinase, with translation MNKKPIYKRILLKLSGEAIQGTKGHGIDAEICVSLAKQIKEIWKSGVKVALVVGGGNIFRGQVECEKFDLNRSVADYMGMLATVLNGLALQNALEHVGVPTRVLTAIEMHAIAEPYIRRRAMRHLEKDRVIIFVAGTGNPYFTTDTAAALRAKEIGAEVILKATKVDGVYSADPVKDKNAKKFTSLKFIDVLNKNLKVMDATAISMCMDNNLPIVVFNLTKPGNIKKAVFGEKIGTTVK, from the coding sequence TTGAATAAAAAACCAATTTATAAACGTATTCTTTTAAAATTAAGTGGCGAAGCAATACAAGGCACTAAAGGCCATGGCATTGATGCTGAGATTTGTGTTTCCTTGGCTAAGCAAATTAAAGAAATTTGGAAATCCGGCGTTAAAGTTGCTTTAGTCGTTGGAGGCGGAAATATTTTTAGGGGTCAGGTTGAATGTGAAAAGTTTGATCTTAATCGTTCTGTTGCAGATTATATGGGTATGTTGGCAACTGTTTTAAACGGGTTAGCGCTTCAAAATGCACTAGAACATGTAGGTGTCCCGACAAGAGTTTTGACTGCAATTGAAATGCATGCGATTGCTGAGCCGTATATACGTCGACGTGCAATGCGTCATTTGGAAAAAGATCGTGTTATTATTTTTGTTGCTGGAACCGGGAATCCATATTTTACAACGGATACAGCTGCGGCACTTCGGGCAAAAGAAATTGGGGCTGAAGTTATTTTGAAGGCGACAAAAGTAGACGGTGTTTATTCGGCTGATCCTGTTAAGGATAAAAATGCTAAAAAATTTACGAGTTTGAAATTTATCGATGTTTTAAACAAAAATTTAAAAGTTATGGATGCAACAGCGATTAGTATGTGTATGGATAATAATTTACCAATCGTTGTTTTTAATTTAACCAAACCTGGTAATATCAAAAAAGCGGTATTTGGTGAAAAAATAGGAACAACCGTAAAATAA
- the frr gene encoding ribosome recycling factor, with protein MVKEVVRETEAKMKKTIESVAREFLEVRTGRAHPGLIEGLHADYYGTPTMVKQIASISVPDARTVMIQPWDPAAIAAIEKAITNSKLGILPSNDGKIIRLSIPQLSKERRAELTKLVKEMAEKGRVSIRSIRRDANDKVKSLESEKKISEDDSFSGQELIQKLTDKFIKEVDGILESKDKELEEFGK; from the coding sequence ATTGTCAAAGAAGTCGTTCGAGAAACAGAAGCAAAGATGAAGAAAACAATTGAGTCAGTTGCTCGAGAATTTTTAGAGGTTCGAACTGGGCGAGCTCACCCAGGTCTTATTGAAGGGCTTCATGCAGATTATTATGGAACGCCAACAATGGTTAAGCAGATCGCTTCTATTTCTGTTCCTGACGCACGGACTGTTATGATTCAGCCTTGGGATCCGGCAGCTATTGCAGCTATTGAGAAAGCGATCACTAATTCAAAACTTGGCATTCTTCCATCGAATGATGGAAAAATTATTCGTTTAAGTATTCCGCAGCTTTCTAAAGAGCGACGTGCGGAGCTTACTAAACTTGTCAAGGAGATGGCAGAAAAAGGACGTGTTTCGATACGATCTATTCGTCGCGATGCAAATGATAAGGTGAAAAGTTTAGAGAGCGAAAAGAAGATTTCTGAGGATGATAGTTTTTCTGGGCAAGAATTGATTCAGAAGCTAACCGATAAATTTATTAAAGAAGTTGATGGTATTTTAGAGTCTAAAGATAAAGAATTGGAAGAGTTTGGTAAATAG